In one window of Kitasatospora sp. MMS16-BH015 DNA:
- a CDS encoding ZIP family metal transporter translates to MTAILVAAGAFMMTLIGGFVAQRTGDRRHLVLGFAAGLMLGVVAFDLLPEALHAAPDEIHGVPQALLMFAAGFLTIHIIERAVAIHRSHEDEYAEHTHGRSQSHGHGHGHGHGHAHSHGRQGVGLAAAGALVGHSLMDGFAIGAAFQAGSTVGTVVAIAVVAHDFADGFNTYTITRMYGNDRRRALALLGADALAPVTGAGITLLFTIPEHVLGLYLGFFAGFLLYLATSDILPEAHSPHPSRSTLLCTLLGVGFLWLVIGFAG, encoded by the coding sequence ATGACGGCGATACTCGTCGCCGCCGGAGCGTTCATGATGACGCTGATCGGCGGCTTCGTCGCCCAGCGGACCGGGGACCGGCGGCACCTGGTGCTGGGGTTCGCCGCCGGGCTGATGCTCGGGGTGGTCGCCTTCGACCTCCTGCCGGAGGCCCTGCACGCCGCGCCGGACGAGATCCACGGCGTCCCGCAGGCGCTGCTGATGTTCGCGGCGGGCTTCCTGACCATCCACATCATCGAGCGGGCGGTGGCGATCCACCGCAGTCACGAGGACGAGTACGCCGAGCACACTCACGGCCGGTCACAGAGCCACGGCCATGGGCACGGTCACGGCCATGGTCACGCTCACAGTCACGGACGGCAGGGGGTCGGGTTGGCGGCCGCCGGTGCGCTGGTGGGGCACAGCCTGATGGACGGGTTCGCGATCGGTGCGGCCTTCCAGGCTGGCAGTACCGTCGGCACGGTGGTGGCGATCGCCGTCGTGGCGCACGACTTCGCGGACGGGTTCAACACGTACACGATCACCCGGATGTACGGGAACGACCGGCGTCGGGCGTTGGCCCTGCTCGGGGCGGATGCGTTGGCGCCCGTCACCGGGGCCGGGATCACGCTGCTGTTCACCATCCCCGAGCACGTGCTGGGGCTCTACCTCGGGTTCTTCGCCGGCTTCCTGCTCTACCTGGCGACCTCCGACATCCTGCCGGAGGCGCACAGCCCCCACCCGTCCCGTTCGACGTTGCTCTGCACCCTGCTGGGCGTGGGCTTCCTCTGGCTGGTCATCGGTTTCGCGGGCTGA
- a CDS encoding LysR family transcriptional regulator, which produces MMDLGRLRALRAVAVHGSVGGAAAALGFTPSAVSQQISKLERETRTVLLERQGRGVVLTDAAQQLANTAQQVLALVEQAEVTLEEQRGQAVGRLMVATFATGARGLLPGALAELRETCPELDVRLLETDPYLAAELVARGEVDLALVQDWPTVPLPVQDGLARLDLGPDPVDLLLREEDPLAALTVVPVARLCGRRWISVPPGNICHDWLVRTMREAGEEPDVHYQVGEFETQIALIAAGLGVGLVPRLGRGTLPPGVVARPVVPEPARRVFLLWRSQASRRPAITAALSAVQRHWQPRPTAPAVPATPAVPATPEHTRLSPRNR; this is translated from the coding sequence ATGATGGATCTCGGTCGACTGCGGGCGCTGCGCGCGGTGGCGGTGCACGGTTCGGTGGGCGGCGCGGCGGCGGCGCTGGGCTTCACGCCCTCGGCGGTCTCCCAGCAGATCTCCAAGCTGGAACGGGAGACCCGCACCGTGCTGTTGGAACGGCAGGGCCGGGGCGTGGTGCTGACCGACGCGGCCCAACAGCTCGCCAACACCGCGCAGCAGGTGCTCGCCCTGGTCGAACAGGCCGAGGTGACGCTGGAGGAGCAGCGCGGGCAGGCCGTCGGCCGGCTGATGGTCGCGACCTTCGCCACCGGCGCGCGGGGCCTGCTGCCCGGAGCCCTCGCCGAGCTGCGAGAGACCTGCCCCGAACTCGACGTCCGCCTGCTGGAGACCGACCCCTACCTCGCGGCCGAACTGGTCGCCCGGGGCGAGGTCGACCTCGCGCTGGTCCAGGACTGGCCGACCGTGCCGCTGCCGGTCCAGGACGGGCTGGCCCGGCTCGACCTCGGGCCCGACCCGGTCGACCTGCTGCTCCGCGAGGAGGACCCGCTGGCGGCCCTCACCGTGGTGCCGGTGGCCCGCCTCTGCGGACGGCGCTGGATCAGCGTGCCGCCGGGGAACATCTGCCACGACTGGCTGGTCCGCACCATGCGGGAGGCCGGCGAGGAGCCGGACGTCCACTACCAGGTCGGCGAGTTCGAGACCCAGATCGCCCTCATCGCGGCCGGCCTCGGCGTCGGCCTGGTCCCCCGGCTCGGCCGCGGCACCCTACCGCCCGGGGTGGTCGCCCGCCCGGTGGTGCCCGAACCCGCCCGCCGCGTCTTCCTCCTCTGGCGCAGCCAGGCCTCGCGCCGCCCGGCCATCACGGCCGCTCTGTCCGCCGTCCAACGCCACTGGCAGCCCCGCCCGACCGCTCCAGCCGTTCCAGCCACTCCAGCCGTTCCGGCAACGCCTGAGCACACCCGCCTCAGCCCGCGAAACCGATGA
- a CDS encoding EamA family transporter, whose product MTPRHIALAVLIAAVWGLNFVVIHVGLENFPPLLFCALRFTVVAVPAVFFVGRPRVAWRWVLLVGCTLGVVKFGLLFLGMHAGMPAGLSSLVLQSQAIFTALFATVMLRERPGGRRVLGLAIAFGGICLAAVDRGIGGPIGAFVLVIVSAVFWGLSNVLTRRAAPPDALRWMVWVSVVPPLPLLALSLLVEGPSADLHALAGITFSGLGAIAFVGLGATLFGFVAWSFLLRTYDASSVAPYSLLVPVFGMSSSWLLLGERISPLAGGAAALVVLGIGLTALRPGLMAGLARPGWMAAPARRSRDRQAEGGAQAGAANGTVGGVALRAR is encoded by the coding sequence ATGACGCCGCGTCACATCGCCCTCGCCGTCCTGATCGCCGCCGTCTGGGGCCTCAACTTCGTGGTCATCCACGTGGGCCTGGAGAACTTCCCTCCGCTGCTCTTCTGCGCACTGCGGTTCACCGTCGTGGCGGTGCCCGCCGTCTTCTTCGTCGGCCGGCCTCGGGTGGCCTGGCGCTGGGTGTTGCTGGTCGGCTGCACGCTCGGGGTGGTGAAGTTCGGGCTGCTCTTCCTGGGCATGCACGCGGGGATGCCCGCCGGGCTCTCCTCGCTGGTGCTGCAGAGTCAGGCGATCTTCACGGCGCTGTTCGCCACGGTGATGCTGCGCGAGCGTCCGGGCGGCCGTCGGGTGCTGGGCCTGGCGATCGCCTTCGGCGGGATCTGCCTGGCCGCCGTGGACCGTGGCATCGGCGGGCCGATCGGCGCGTTCGTGCTGGTCATCGTCTCGGCGGTGTTCTGGGGCCTCTCCAACGTGCTCACCCGGCGGGCCGCCCCGCCGGATGCCCTGCGCTGGATGGTCTGGGTCAGCGTCGTCCCACCGCTGCCGCTGCTCGCGCTCTCCCTGCTGGTCGAGGGTCCCTCGGCCGACCTGCACGCACTGGCCGGCATCACCTTCTCGGGCCTCGGCGCGATCGCCTTCGTCGGCCTGGGGGCCACCCTGTTCGGCTTCGTCGCCTGGAGCTTCCTGCTCCGCACCTACGACGCCTCGTCCGTCGCGCCGTACTCGTTGCTGGTGCCGGTCTTCGGGATGTCCTCCTCCTGGCTGCTGCTCGGCGAGCGGATCAGCCCGCTGGCCGGCGGCGCAGCCGCCCTGGTCGTCCTCGGCATCGGGTTGACCGCGCTGCGGCCGGGCCTGATGGCCGGTCTGGCCCGACCGGGGTGGATGGCTGCGCCGGCACGGCGCTCGAGGGACCGTCAGGCCGAGGGTGGAGCCCAGGCCGGGGCCGCCAACGGAACTGTCGGCGGGGTCGCGCTGCGGGCTCGCTGA